CTTACTCATTTAGTAATTGGGATTGATTCTCTGTAGCAGAGCACAAAGGCCGAGCCGAGTATTGAGAATGGAGGTTCTTTTGGTGAGACAATGACGACCGCTACAGAGGATGGGCGGTTGATGGAAACCCAAGATAAAGATGTAGTTTTGGAAAACCCAAATACTATTTCTGTGTATAACCAGTGGACGGCACCACTTACATCAGGCCATCCACCAAAAGCTCGGTATGAGGTATTATTTTATCTAAACATCTTGTGGAACATCAAAGAAGAGGATCTCTTCGTGTATCTTCTCTCTTTTCTAACTCTTGTTTATTAAACTCGATTCAGCATGGAGCAGCGGTTATTCAAGATAAGATGTATATGTATGGTGGAAACCACAACGGGCGTTATCTGGGTGATCTTCATGTAAGCAACTTATAGCATTCTTCGAAAAGCATTAGCTGTATCTAATCAGAATATTTGGTTTCAGTTTTGCCTACCTTGAGGAATCTTCTCCTATTATTTTTTGTGGAATAAAAGCATATTTTCTGTAAATGGTGTTTGAAATACAGGTTTTAGATCTAAAAAACTGGACTTGGTCAAGAGTTGAAACCAAGGTTGTGACTGAATCACAGGAAACATCATCTCCAGCAACACTAACTCACTGTGCTGGCCATTCGTTGGTTTGTGTTCTAACTATTATTTTTTTCTTTGGTTTTCTAGCCTTGATATATCAAAGGCAAGGTTGGAAGTACAGTAATCTCCTCATGATATCCACATGCTACTAGTTTATAGCAGAAAATAATCTTGAAATACGTTATTCTCACTGGCCTTCCCTTTTTGTTATGTAGATACCATGGGACAACAAGCTTCTGTCTATCGGTGGCCATGCAAAGGATCCCTCAGAATCAATTCTAGGTAAGAGTTTAAACACTTATGAAGTTGCTAATTTCAGGTAAGTTATAGTTTTGTGCATACTAATTTTGTATATCACTTTTTCTTCTGTTTTCTCGTCACAGTTAAGGTCTTTGATCTGCATACCTGTACATGGTCAATCTTAAAGACAGATGGAAAGCCACCGGTACATCATCTTTTCTCCTAAGTTTTTCTGATCCTTATATGGGAAACTTTTCTATCTAGTAACCTAGTAAACTTTCCTTATATGAAAATTGGCTCTCTTTCTCCCTTCTTAGTATTCTTTGGTGTTAGTGTTAAGTTGCATCAGAATGCAATTTATTGATCTTCTTTCTGATATTTGAAATGGAGTATGTAGTTTGGCTTCTTCGACACTATGTTTATCACTCTTTCTTGCTTGCAGATTTCACGTGGAGGCCAGTCAGTGACTCTTGTGGGAAAAAAATTGGTGATCTTTGGCGGCCAGGATGTAAATAAATCGCTTCTGAATTATTTGCATCTACTTGATCTGGATACCATGACCTGGGATGAGATAGATGCCGTGTAAGATCCTATGACGTTTCTGCATTTTATTCAATTTTTTTTTTTAAGAATTCAAGTTATTTGCTTAAAAACTAGATACAAATTCAGAAATTGAAGGAAATTTCACAAATCCGCCAGTTATCAACTTTCCGCAGTTCAAAGTTAAACTTCTGTCAACTTGCAGGGGTTCCCCTCCATCTCCAAGGTCTGATCATGCTGCTGCAGTGCATGCTGAGCGCTATCTTCTAATATTTGGCGGAGGATCACATACAAATTGTTTTAGTGATCTGCACGTCCTTGATCTGCAAACTGTATGTTAAGCTTCTCTTTTTCTCAACAACGCTCTTTGTTGGCTTCTTAACATATGTGTTTCCATATTATAGATGGAATGGTCAAGACATGCACAACAAGGTGAAGCCCCAACTCCACGTGCTGGACACGCCGGTGTGACGATTGGGGAGAACTGGTTTATCGTTGGCGGTGGAGATAACAAGAGCGGTATGTTTTGCACTTTTCCCTTTGAGACTCTTAATCTTCCCAACAAGCATGTATTACTTTTTACGTTACATCACTGGAACCTTTCCTGGAAAAAGAAAATAACTTTCTAGTGTGATTAATTGTGATGCTTGCTGGTACTTTTACCGCAGGGGCATGTGAGACTGTTGTATTAAATATGTCAACTCTTGCGTGGTCAGTACTCACAACAGTCCAAGGAGGTGCACCTCTCGCTAGTGAGGTAGTTTAAAGTCATTATTCCATAAACATGAAACTTGAGTAAATGTCTTGTGATTTCCTTTCCATTCTTCCAGAATTGAGCTGAAAAATGTTCTTGATAACAGGGATCGAGTTTAGTTGTGAGCTCATATAATGGTGAAGACGTAATCGTTGCTTTTGGTGGATACAACGGACGTTACAACAACGAGGTGCTCATAGATACATACATTTTGTCCTGATTTGTTTCTTTTTTCAACTCGGTTGTTAACTCTGTATTTTGCCAATCACAGGTGAATGTTCTTAAACCAAGCCACAAATCAAGCTTGAAATCAAAGATTATGGAAGCTTCTCCTGTGCGTGATAGTGTTTCTGCTGTTAACAACGCCACCACCAGAGATATTGAGTCTGAGATCGGGGTGAGCCAAGAAAGCAAAGTACGGGAAATTGTCATGGATAATGTTAACTCCGGATCAAAGGTATCTTCCCGCATAACGTTTCCCTCCTTAAAATGTGAAAATATTGAAGAGATTTGAAATTTTATCTCTGTTTTTTCTTTTGTCATTTTGAATATGAAAATCCATAGGTTGAAGGTAAAAGCGAGCGCATTATTACATCCCTTAGATCAGAGAAGGAAGAACTGGAGGCATCACTGAGCAAGGAGAAGATACAAACTCTGCAACTGAAGGAAGAGTTAACAGAGACAGAAACGCGAAGCACGGAGTTATACAAGGTAATATACTAATATGTAATACTATTGCCTTCAAAATTTAGTTCCTAATCAGTCTTGCATTTTTTGTATTTGATGTATAGGAACTTCATTCTGTGCGGAGTCAACTTGCAGCGGAACAGTCGAGGTGTTTCAAGTTAGAGGTAATTAGATTCTTTACCAAGAAAATTACTTTTCCTTCCTTTTTGAAAACGTATTGCAAGTTCCGGGTTGATTATCTGAACTTCTCTAAGTGCCCTTCAGGTTGAAGTTGCAGAGGTAAGACAAAAGCTTCAGACAATGGAAACACTTGAAAAGGAACTCGAGCTACTCCACCGTCAAAGAGCGGTTGCGTCTGAACAAGCCGCCGTCAACATGAATGGCAAACCACAAAGCTCTGGTGGCGTCTGGGGATGGCTTGCTGGAACTCCTCCGCCTAAAACTTGATCCCCCCCCATTAAGTTTTGTTTTTTCCATTACCAGCCTCTTCTTCTACATCTTACTTTTAGAAAAGAGATAAACATCATACAGAAATTATTGTTGGTACACTTTGTCAGAGTTGGTTCTTTACTGAAAATAAGGTGTAAATGGGTGTATCTACAATCGTATGATTGAGCTTTATTATTATTGCCATTTTGAAGATTTTTATATATGTATGTATATATGGTGGTGAATTGTGCTTGGATTAAGTTACTGTTATAGAGTGTAACATGATTTGTTGTACTAGGTGTACTTTCTCCGTTGTGTGGATGCACCTAAAGGCTAAAAGCCAAACATCATGATCCAGAAAACGCAAAGGAAGATGATGAACTGCAGAGCCAATGGCACCAGCCACAACCAACACCAAAACATCAACCTTGAATCCTGCTTGAAGAAACGAAGCACTAGTAGCAACCATAAAATGTTTTTTTTTTTTTTTTAGTATTCAGGATGTGGTGATATATAGTATGTTACATATTACTCAACTTTGTTATTTCGATCATGTATTACCAATTTACCATTCTTAAGGGATCTCTCTATATACCCACCTCTTGCTCTCGTTGTTTCAGTTTTCGTGTTTTAATTTTTACCTCTACAGGCCCATGCACTGATAATGCTGGTCTAAACAATACCTAGCTTTCTTTTCTTAAATTAAAAAAAGGTAATTATTATTACCTCAGTTTTTGATACGACGAGTCATGCGTTCACCACGAAGGATTCGAACTTCGAAGGAACAGAGAGATAGAGAGAGAGAGAGATGGGTACCAAAGCTGTTTCGAACACTGGACCCCAAGTGGAAAAGACATAACCACAACCAACTGGACCAGGTTCGCTTTGGTGCCTTAGTTCCTATTGTCCAAATCTTATTACTTAAAAATAAAAACAAATTGAGTGGCCAGTTTAATTACTAGATGAAAAACAGTAAAACACTCGATCAACTGCTAAAAAAGTAACCGATCAACTTTAAATCTTTAATTAAATGTTATACGAAATGAAACCATTTGTAAGTATTTTTGTTTTAAATGACATGAACAAACATAGGTCGACTTACCTCCGTTGTCAAATAGGAAAGCAAATCCCATTAAATCAAAATAAAACAAAACCCAAGTAAAGCAAAAAATCAACTGCAGCTGAAGTAGCTACATCGCACGCTGATGAGCAATTTAA
This genomic interval from Brassica oleracea var. oleracea cultivar TO1000 chromosome C2, BOL, whole genome shotgun sequence contains the following:
- the LOC106322563 gene encoding acyl-CoA-binding domain-containing protein 5 isoform X1; its protein translation is MANTAKQSATLAYPDRFYAAASYLGLDGSAPSSVKQLSSKFSNDAVLLLYALHQQATVGPCNTPKPSAWNPAEQSKWKSWQGLGTMPSIEAMSHFVKILEEGDPSWYPNPPNSVPDPAIDVQISQSTKAEPSIENGGSFGETMTTATEDGRLMETQDKDVVLENPNTISVYNQWTAPLTSGHPPKARYEHGAAVIQDKMYMYGGNHNGRYLGDLHVLDLKNWTWSRVETKVVTESQETSSPATLTHCAGHSLIPWDNKLLSIGGHAKDPSESILVKVFDLHTCTWSILKTDGKPPISRGGQSVTLVGKKLVIFGGQDVNKSLLNYLHLLDLDTMTWDEIDAVGSPPSPRSDHAAAVHAERYLLIFGGGSHTNCFSDLHVLDLQTMEWSRHAQQGEAPTPRAGHAGVTIGENWFIVGGGDNKSGACETVVLNMSTLAWSVLTTVQGGAPLASEGSSLVVSSYNGEDVIVAFGGYNGRYNNEVNVLKPSHKSSLKSKIMEASPVRDSVSAVNNATTRDIESEIGVSQESKVREIVMDNVNSGSKVEGKSERIITSLRSEKEELEASLSKEKIQTLQLKEELTETETRSTELYKELHSVRSQLAAEQSRCFKLEVEVAEVRQKLQTMETLEKELELLHRQRAVASEQAAVNMNGKPQSSGGVWGWLAGTPPPKT
- the LOC106322563 gene encoding acyl-CoA-binding domain-containing protein 5 isoform X2 — translated: MANTAKQSATLAYPDRFYAAASYLGLDGSAPSSVKQLSSKFSNDAVLLLYALHQQATVGPCNTPKPSAWNPAEQSKWKSWQGLGTMPSIEAMSHFVKILEEGDPSWYPNPPNSVPDPAIDVQISSTKAEPSIENGGSFGETMTTATEDGRLMETQDKDVVLENPNTISVYNQWTAPLTSGHPPKARYEHGAAVIQDKMYMYGGNHNGRYLGDLHVLDLKNWTWSRVETKVVTESQETSSPATLTHCAGHSLIPWDNKLLSIGGHAKDPSESILVKVFDLHTCTWSILKTDGKPPISRGGQSVTLVGKKLVIFGGQDVNKSLLNYLHLLDLDTMTWDEIDAVGSPPSPRSDHAAAVHAERYLLIFGGGSHTNCFSDLHVLDLQTMEWSRHAQQGEAPTPRAGHAGVTIGENWFIVGGGDNKSGACETVVLNMSTLAWSVLTTVQGGAPLASEGSSLVVSSYNGEDVIVAFGGYNGRYNNEVNVLKPSHKSSLKSKIMEASPVRDSVSAVNNATTRDIESEIGVSQESKVREIVMDNVNSGSKVEGKSERIITSLRSEKEELEASLSKEKIQTLQLKEELTETETRSTELYKELHSVRSQLAAEQSRCFKLEVEVAEVRQKLQTMETLEKELELLHRQRAVASEQAAVNMNGKPQSSGGVWGWLAGTPPPKT